The following is a genomic window from Fusarium oxysporum Fo47 chromosome IV, complete sequence.
GCTGAGACTCGATCTGGCTGAATGAGGTCAAAATGGTATAATCAACCAACTTCTTTTACCAGTTACAGTTACCTGTTGATCCCTGCTTGACAGCTTCGTGACTCTTCTGGGCCAAGTACAGCAACCATGTGTGCTTACTTTACTACGAGTCAGCGTGTCGGCACGACAGGGACGCCAGGAATGGAGGCTTTGGATGAAAGCAGAAGTATCTCCGACCAGCCTCATGGCGATCAATGCAGCGAGGGTTTTCTGGTGGTCGCAGCCGCCATGAGGAACACCAGGATCAGACGGGAATTGACCCACCTCTTCAACAAACTACCTGGTTAACTCCGGGACTTACTTGTGATGACCAAAGACAACAACATTACACTGCTTGACAGCGCACAGTGTCGCAGTCAAAACAAAGCATGAATTCGCAGAGGAGCGCGCTTATGTTGGCCAATAAACTCGGAGAAACGAGGGCTCTCCATCAGGGTTGATCAGAGTAATCTTGACTTCTTATTTGATACCTCAACCCCAGTATTAGCTGAAGTGAGACCGTTGGCAGTTGACACATTTACCGTCAAGTGCCTTGTTGGTGGCACCAAGGTTCAATGACCAAGACAGTCAAAGAGGGTCCCTGGCGTTGACAGGTCGGTGGGAAACGGCTGAACCGTTCCGCTGGTGATCCTGCTCGgtatttctttctctccgACTAACTCAGATCCTTTGAGGTAGCTGCAGGATACAAGTGCTGCGAAAGCATCTGTCTATCTAGTTGGCCGAGACACGTAATCCATGATCAGCGGGGTGTTGCAATTAGCATGGCATCTTTACAATAGCACCTCCTCCTTCGCTATCAGATCAGGGAGGAGGTATGTCTTGTATCCTTGGAAGAACGGTACATATCACTCATGCTATGTGTACGATGATATCAAACTACATCGGATAGGCGGGACAACAATATGCATAGCAGCTGTGCTGAGCGGCTACGCATTCCGGATCCTGTGGAGAAGACTTGTTGTCAAAATGCGTCCCCACAGGGGAACAAGACCCTGTCTCGTTGCATAAAAGAGTGGATGTGATGGGTGCTTGCTCGCTAGCTTTTCACGGTTCCAACCCTACCATTCCAGTCCAGCACGAGGCAACCTGGCCTAGCAGAGTTTTATATCGCGGCATCCATGGCACTGAGAGAGCTCAGGCAAGGGATTTAGTTTGAGACTCTGAATATCCCGGTCGTAATTTAAAACTCAACGATGCGATAGGTGCGCTCTGGGAGGGGTTTCCAATGAATCGGAGGCCCGTGGCCGCCGAAGGGGTACAGTAGTGAGTAGTTGGAGATTTAACATCCTGGGCCTATCATGACACTTGAGGGGAAATGAAAACTCGAAACAAACCTAAATCACTAGTCGACCCTACAGTGTGTGGGCTCACATACATACAATACACATACATACAGCAAAGACCACCACAACTTGGtcgacaacaacaaagaTCTGCAAACATTCAAGAACGAGACCGATCAATATCGGACTAGCACGTTAACGTCGACTTCAGCCCTCAGACCCTTGGCTTCCCCCTATTGCGCAGCTCGTGCGAGAGGCGCTTTGCAGTGCATATGCATCTCTGAGGTTaactcaactcaacccaACTCAACTCAAGCCTCCCTCCCTAGTGTTTAGCGCAGTCCCCTCACCTCGACGGCGAATGACGGATTTGATCCCGCGCCTGCAGGGCTATCTTACCGCTGCAGGTCGCGATTCAGCCCTCGCCCAGCGGCTGAGCGATATGACAACTATGCTTTCAGGTATACGCATCCGTGATGGAATGGTTGCCACTAAGCACTTTGTGTGCAACCTAGACGCCGTGTCGCTCATACTTCTCACCGTCACCCTCGTCGCTTTCCTCGTCCCCGTCTTGATCCTCTTCCCTCCCGTTCCCGTGGATCGCAGCGATGTCCTCCGGCAGACCCACTCGCGGGCCGGCGTGGCCCTCAAAGACATGGACATCGGCCCTGGCAGATCGCCCGAGCGCCGGCTCCCCGGGGCAGAGCCGGAAGGGAAGGGGGCTGTTGCACAGAGTCTGCTTGTTTTCCCTGTTCAGCCATGTTGTGGAATTGAGCTAGAGCGTGATGTCGCCTCATTCAAGCACTCAGAGTTTGATCGTTTGTACACGCTTGCTCAACGGGACTCTGAAGTTGGTCAGAAAGATGTTTGGCAAGCTATCTCACGCGAACACTTCCCGTTGCTAGCCAATATCGAGGTCGACCTCTGGATTCCTGATCCAAACAAGACTAGCCGCCTGTTGGGTCATATTGAAGGCTCctttcttgtcttgaagTTCCCCTGGACAGATTCAGGACTACAGGGTATTTTGCAACAAGTCGCAGCCAAAATTAGCCACGGCTTGAAAGCCATACCTGAAAAGGAGTTCTTGTTGCCAGTGTCATTCCCGAACGAGGAGGAAATTCGAGAAAGAGGTTATTCCTTTGCTGAAGTCACGATCGGAGGAAAAAATACTACGGGACTGAACATGGATGTTGAACTTCCTGCTGAGCTGGCTCGGTATCTGGGAGCTGAGCGACAAATCGGGATCTTCAGGGTAGATCAACTGTGAAATATGCGAGGTCTGCACCAAGTTGATCAACACATCGACAAACGAATGGCATTGTCCGTAATTTGTTACGTGCAGCGTATTCCATGTTCCTGGAGAAATAGTTACCTGACATACAATATCGTTTGAGGAGACACAAATCAATTTGTTATTCACGATCATATTACAAGATCAACCCATCTCGTGAACAATGAAGCACTTTCAAAGCAATCGATAAGTTGCAGGTCATGCCTTAACGTTACTAAATCAAACGGTATCACATAGTATCCCAATGCCTAAAATACATCATACCTCCCCATCCAACCCGACGCCTCATGTACAAAATCCGGTCTAGTCCCTGTCATACACTCATTCCAGACATTTTTCAGTTGCCATCAACGTCATTACTTCATATCCGCTGGCGTGAGAGCCTGCACCATACTAGTACCTTCGCTGAAGCGGGTGCGGAAAATGCGGTTCGCGTTTTGGAACATGCCGTCTTTCAGACTGACGACTATGAACTGCGAGCCCTTGAATCGGGTCTTGATGAGACGACCGATGTTCTGGGTATGTGAGAGATCCAGCGCAGCATCAACCTCGTCAAGAATGTACATAGGGGCAGGCTTGAACTGGAGCAgagccatgatgagagaCAGAGCAACCAGAGATCTAAAAGTCAGAGCATTAGCATTCGTATGTCATTAATAGTCAGGGATTGCATACCTTTGTCCACCACTCAGTTCCGTCAAACTCTGCTTCCACACTTTACCAAGACAGACCTTGACCTCAAGACCATCGCTGATAGTCTTGCCCTCGGGAGGATCAAGCTTGGCAAAGCTGCCTCCGGGAAGCAACTCAGAGAAGATGTTACCAAAGTCACCATTGACCTTCTCCCATGTCTCGTGGAgtgccttcttcttgtagtCATCCAAGCTGACGATTGTCTCTTCAATCTTACGCTTGTCCCTGATGACAGTCTTGATCATGTGCTTGAGCGAcacctccttcttctcaacactgTCGATCATGTTCATGACCTTGGggttgatcttcttcttcataccCTGGAAGCGCTCAGTCAAGTTGTGTAATGTTGACTTGCACTCTCCAATGTTGTGGTTCTTGAAGTCATACGGAGTTCCGCTGCGACCAAACTTGTCCTTTTCGTCCGCAATCCAGTCGAACTCCTTCTCTAGACGGGCGACCTTTTCGGCAGCACCTTGTTGCTCTTTATGGAACTTCTCCACAAGATGACCAAGCTTCTGCATTTCGAGACTCTCTTCAGCAATGCGTGAGTTCTTGGAGCGAGTGGCATCTTCCAAAGCTCGAAGCTCGTTATCGAATTGATGCAACTTGGCAcgttcatcatcaagctgaGCCTGAACAGTGTCGTGCGTTTCCTGAAGTTCAGCCTTTTGCTTTGCTAGGTTTTCAATGTCTTTCTGTTGGGCCTTGATGGCGATCTCAACTTCTTGTAACTGTTCTCGAGCAGTAGACAAATCGACACCCGCTTGCTCAGCGTCGAGTTGTGCACCCTGGAGTTCTTTTTGCAGAGTCTTTACGGCGGCAGCGTTCTTACCGAGGCCAGCTCGCAGCTTATCAAGTGCCTTCTGCAGTTCGACGAGCTTGGCGTCCTTGTTGTTGTCGAAGTCATTCATATCCTTCTCAATGGTCTTTATATCGGCGGTTGCCTTGGCTTGTCGAATCCTGGCCTCGGATATGCTCTCTTTGAGTTCTTGAATGGTTGACTTCATATTTGCAACTTCCTGAATGATGGAAGACGAAGAGTTGCCGCTGATCTGCTCCTCAGCGAGTTTGATTTCGTGGCTCTTGAGATCCAAGTCTTGCTTGATTCTGCGAGCTTGGTCCAGCTTGGCCTTCTCCTTAGATATGCGGGCTTGGAGCTCCCTCAAAGCACCTTCCGCTTCGCTCAGTTGACGAGTCAGGCcgttgagcttctggagaAGTACCAGAACACCGCTCGAGTTTGGTGAGCTTCCGCCAGATAGTGTACCAGATGGATCGTACGCATCTCCTTCAAGAGTGATACTCCTCATGCGCACGTTCGGGTCGAACGTGACCCTCTTAGCAGTATCTGCATCAGCACAGATCAGAGTATTGCCGAAGACATACTCCATAGCTGCTGACACCTCGTGATCATAGCCAACTAAAGACAGCGCCAGATCAACCTTGCCAGGTGCGATATTTTGAGCCGTAGCGATGGTTTGCGCCGAAGCTTTGAAAGCggcgatcttgttgagaggaATGATAGTGACTCGCTTTCGTAGCTTGCCCCTCTGTAGCAGCTGTGTACCTGTCACCTCAGTATCAACCACGACATTGTATAGGCGTCCTCCAGCGCAGATCTCCAACGCAGTGCCGGCCTGAGTGTGCTCCTTGTCAAGAGTGAATAATTGGGCGACAAGACCCTTGACCTTCGATCGATCAAAGTTGGGCACAGGATCCGCGTAGTTGAACTCTGTGTTGGCGACTTGACGCTTCAGCTTGTCAGATTCTTGCCTCAAATTGCGAACGGTTTGTTGCAACTCTGACTCCCTTTTGAACATCTGCTCTTCCTGACCAGGTTCGAAGCCCAATCGGCCAAGTTCTTTCTCTAACTTTTGGGCTTGTGTCTTTAAGCCATCAAGATCGCGCAGAAGATCGGCGTTCTGATCCTTCGCCTTTTTCGCGCgaggctcttcttccttgacaCGCTTTTCCAAATGTGCAATCTTGATCTTTGCTTGCTCTTGCTCTGTAGCCGCCGTCGTTGCACGATTCTTTGCATCTTGAAGTTGACCCTGGTAGCCGTTCTCTTGACCATCCTTGGAGGCCACACCTGTCTGCAGAGTTtgaagaagttcttccttAGACTCGGCGTCTTTGTTTTGTTGTTCCAGATCTTCCTTGGCGGCATCGTACCGGGCCTTTGCGTTTTCGAAAGCGGCCGTCTTCTCCTGTAGGGTGGCTTCCAACTCTGAGACCGTCTTTTCAACAGCtaccttcttttcttcttcctctgccaAGCTGGACTTCTTCAGATCAAGAATAGTGGCTAATCGCACAAGCTCATTCGAGTgcttcttggctgcctcCTCTAGTGCTGAAGCCTTGCCTCCTTTTCGAAGCTCCTTGTCTCGTTGAGCTCGCACTTTCTTAACATCCTCTTCAAGATGAGAAATCTCACTCTTTAGACGAGCTGCTGACTCCTCCAGATCGCGCCGCCTTTGCTTCTTTCCTTCGAGATCTGCCGCTGACTGGCTTAGAGAGTCTTGGTAGCGCAGATAATCGTACGCAACAACCACTCGAGTCAGTCTCTCCAGGTCATTTTGAGTCTGTTGGAAGTCTAGGAAAGCACGCTTTTCAGTTCGTAGTTTCTCCAACTTGGGCTCAATCtcgtccttgagaagctctcgAAGCTCGACTAACTTGGTTTCCTTCTTTGCCATTGTCTTGAGGGCCTTGTCTCGACGATCCTCGAACATCCTGGTTCCGGCAGCTTCCTCTATCATGGCTAAGATCTCCACAGCCTTCATGTTGAGGACTTTGGTGATGCGACCCTGCATAATGAGGAAGTTGgggctgttgatgttgagctGCACCGACTGGAATAGGTTTTGCACCGTCTGTTGTTGAGCGCGGTGGCCGTTGATGAGGTACTTGGATGTTCCTCCAAGAACGATCTGTCGTGTAACACTAATGGTGGCATATTCTTCGAACCCGATCGGCGACTTCTTAGTTTCTCGATTGTCGAAGACAATTGTGACGCTGGCTTTTGTGACACCAGCTTGACCGCGCTTATATATCAGGTCCTGTGGTTGTCGTCAGTATGTACTAAGGGTGGTCGAATCGGCGGTGACTGACCTGTAGATTTTGCGCTCGAACCGTTGACATGTTTGTAATTCCGAGAACGAAACATATCGCATCGAGGATGTTTGACTTTCCACTACCGTTGAGACCGGTGATCGAATTGAAACTCTCGTCCCTGTATATGTTGGTTATGTTTCCTCGAATGTATTGATAGTTGGCTTACCATCCTGAGATCACGGTACGCACGGCATAAGACTTGAAGCCCTAtttaagaaaaaaaggtcAGGGTGAATATAGCACAAAAATAGTATGGATCAAGTTCTTACGTCAATAATTACTTCAATAACCCTCATGTTGGGCGAGGTTGAATCCGCGGCTTCGTTGAATCTTTTGCTATGTTTCGTCGCTCCGCACTCCAAAGGGGGAGGGGAACGCGAAAGTAAACAAGAGAGTTGCGACCGATAAGGCGTTATCAGCACGTGTTGGCTGATACCATTAATTGGCAGGGCGTTAAGAAAGGTACTTGAAGTTTAGCTTCGGCGCAGCGACTTTAGCCTTGTAGCTCGGATTGAGTTGTAATTACTTCTGTATAAACTATAAACTAATAGAAGCCTATATATGCTACTGGTTAACTCGTTAAAGGCTACAATACCTTGTTTACATGCCTCTGTTTCATAAGAAATacatcctcatcctccacTGGCCGTGAATAGAAGCTTGTGTGAGCCCCACTTCCGAGCTGGGAAATCCATCAACGCTAGTCCGAATTCAGCATACGGGTAAACATCCCTCTTTGTTATTGAGACCTAGCTCCTCTCGCACTTCAAGTTCACAACTTTCAAACACACTAAACTTTTCGACTTCATCTCGACCTTCCAACCCGATGAGTACATAAGCAATATCGCACGAACAATAGTTGATAAGCAACTCCAATCACCTCCACACGCGCCTCTTTTCAACCGACGCAATGGCGGCCATGCGAGGACCGCGCATTCCAACCGGCTCAGCTGCTTGGGTCGCTGATGAGCGCGCTTCTGCTCTTGAGAtagttgatgttgaggtaGACGAGTTCACATACGCGGCTCACAATGAGTTCTCATGGCTCAATGAACACATGGCCAATATCTTCAACGAGAACGAAACGTACGCGTCATgatcctttttttttttttttttttgacgCGATGTACTGACTGGCGGCTTGGTAGCAATATCGCCGAAACATTCAAAACACCTGGAAGACTTCGTGGCAAGACACCTCGAACAGCACGAAAATTGATCACAGAGCCGAGAGTGGTAAGCTTAGCCGCCGAGTGTTCACAAATAACAGATATTAACACTTCGAAGCCCTTGTCCAATGTTTTTGGGGGCACACCATCGAGCTCAGCAAACCGATTTGcgcagcatcttcttcttcagtctcCCCAAAGGGAGCTTGTGAACCAAGCCAAGTCTTCTTCGCCTAGACGACACGCCCCATCGCCAAAGACAACGCCTCTTACCTCTGACGAACCAGTCGAAGACGCGCCAGAACAGCCTTCAAATGATGCCGAAGCCATTCACTCAGACCAGGACGCCCACATggcccttgaagaagaaTCGGATCCAATCGCACCAGCCAAATCTCAGCCGGCAATGCAGGGCGACTCTGGCTATTTTGGGAGTCAAGACGTCAACCCTCCAAGCTTTGATCCcctggaagatgatgacacCTCAGATATTGACCCTGTTGCCTTGGATGAGGCCATCGCTTTCCCTCAGCCAAGCCCTTCACGGACATCTCTTGCCAAGGACCCCATCAAGACTTCTTCGCCGATCAAGACACAACAAGCGACGACTGACGTTGATATGGAAGAGGCTCAGGCCGAGCCCCAGGAGGACGAGAACGCTATCCAGGATGATTCACAGTCTCAATCTGATCGTCACAGCCCCAGCCCCGTCCGCCCGGGCTTTCGCAACAGCTTGCAGTTCCCTTCTCTCCCTGCTCGTGAGCCTCTCACGGCAGGTAAGAGTATTGGTGCGAGAGCTTCTCGAACAAGTCATGTCGATCCTAAGAGGACGAGTTACTTGGGGAGAAACacgagaggaagaagcctggCAAGTCACGCAGAACAGAGTGCATCAGACGAGTCGGATCAAGACGAGATGGACGTTGATGATTTCCCCACAGTGCCACAGCAGCCTAAGAACGCTGAGGAGCTTGCCATCCACCATAACAAGACATACACCCAGATGCTACAGGACCGAATTAGTGTACTCGGTAAATCGCAGCCAAATGGAAGTCGACCCTCGAAGTCAATCCACAGCCTTACCAACTCTCAGCAGCCACAAACTGTATCCCAATCAGTACCTGAACCCAGATCACCATCACCCAGGAAGCTGGAGACCACAACAACTCCAGGTGCTTTCCccgaagacgatgatgatgactggATTGTCCCCCCAACTACACAACAGCCTGTCACCGCCCCTTCGCCAACAAGGCCGTCACTGTCTAAGAGCCGAACTGCCGATGTGATGGAGGGAATCCACGGCAAGCAGACTCTCGGATCTTTCGACCTGGGTGAAGACCGTGACAATATCCGATCACCAGCTCGCGCCAACAA
Proteins encoded in this region:
- a CDS encoding RecF/RecN/SMC — its product is MRVIEVIIDGFKSYAVRTVISGWDESFNSITGLNGSGKSNILDAICFVLGITNMSTVRAQNLQDLIYKRGQAGVTKASVTIVFDNRETKKSPIGFEEYATISVTRQIVLGGTSKYLINGHRAQQQTVQNLFQSVQLNINSPNFLIMQGRITKVLNMKAVEILAMIEEAAGTRMFEDRRDKALKTMAKKETKLVELRELLKDEIEPKLEKLRTEKRAFLDFQQTQNDLERLTRVVVAYDYLRYQDSLSQSAADLEGKKQRRRDLEESAARLKSEISHLEEDVKKVRAQRDKELRKGGKASALEEAAKKHSNELVRLATILDLKKSSLAEEEEKKVAVEKTVSELEATLQEKTAAFENAKARYDAAKEDLEQQNKDAESKEELLQTLQTGVASKDGQENGYQGQLQDAKNRATTAATEQEQAKIKIAHLEKRVKEEEPRAKKAKDQNADLLRDLDGLKTQAQKLEKELGRLGFEPGQEEQMFKRESELQQTVRNLRQESDKLKRQVANTEFNYADPVPNFDRSKVKGLVAQLFTLDKEHTQAGTALEICAGGRLYNVVVDTEVTGTQLLQRGKLRKRVTIIPLNKIAAFKASAQTIATAQNIAPGKVDLALSLVGYDHEVSAAMEYVFGNTLICADADTAKRVTFDPNVRMRSITLEGDAYDPSGTLSGGSSPNSSGVLVLLQKLNGLTRQLSEAEGALRELQARISKEKAKLDQARRIKQDLDLKSHEIKLAEEQISGNSSSSIIQEVANMKSTIQELKESISEARIRQAKATADIKTIEKDMNDFDNNKDAKLVELQKALDKLRAGLGKNAAAVKTLQKELQGAQLDAEQAGVDLSTAREQLQEVEIAIKAQQKDIENLAKQKAELQETHDTVQAQLDDERAKLHQFDNELRALEDATRSKNSRIAEESLEMQKLGHLVEKFHKEQQGAAEKVARLEKEFDWIADEKDKFGRSGTPYDFKNHNIGECKSTLHNLTERFQGMKKKINPKVMNMIDSVEKKEVSLKHMIKTVIRDKRKIEETIVSLDDYKKKALHETWEKVNGDFGNIFSELLPGGSFAKLDPPEGKTISDGLEVKVCLGKVWKQSLTELSGGQRSLVALSLIMALLQFKPAPMYILDEVDAALDLSHTQNIGRLIKTRFKGSQFIVVSLKDGMFQNANRIFRTRFSEGTSMVQALTPADMK